GATGCTTTCCGGCTCGAAGCAGGCCACGGCCGCATGCTGCGCCACCGTGCTCGGGCAGATGAACAGGTGTTGCGACAGCAATTCCACCGTCTTGGCCAGCACCGGCGGCAGCACCACCCAGCCCAGGCGCCAGCCGGTCATGCTGAAATACTTGCTGAAGCTGTTGATGCTGATCACGTCCTCGCCCAGCGCCAGCGCGCTGTGGCTGTAGGCTTCGTCGTAGCTCAGGCCGAGGTAGATTTCGTCGACGATGGTGACGCCGCCCTTGCTGCGCACGAACTGGTGGATGGCGCGCAGTTCCTCCGGCGCAATCGAGGTGCCGGTCGGGTTGGACGGGGTGGCCAGCATCACGCCGCGCGTATGCTCGCCCCAGTGTTCTGCCACCTTGGCGGCACTGAGCTGGAAGCGCTCGGCGGCGCCGGACGGTATCAGTTTGGGCGTGCCCTCGGCCAGACTGACGAAATGGCGGTTGCTCGGATAGCTCGGATCCGGCATCAGGATCTCGTCGCCCTGCTGGATCAGCGCGAGGCAGGCCACCTGCAGCGCCGCCGAGGCGCCGGCGGTGATCACGATGCGGCCCGGATCCATGTCCACGCCGAAGCG
The DNA window shown above is from Brachymonas denitrificans and carries:
- a CDS encoding pyridoxal phosphate-dependent aminotransferase, producing MTQAPPLRLARRAERIEPFYVMEIFKAAQQLQARLPAGADPLIYLNIGEPDFTAPPLVAEAAARCIRDGNTQYTQSNGLPLLRERISQWYAQRFGVDMDPGRIVITAGASAALQVACLALIQQGDEILMPDPSYPSNRHFVSLAEGTPKLIPSGAAERFQLSAAKVAEHWGEHTRGVMLATPSNPTGTSIAPEELRAIHQFVRSKGGVTIVDEIYLGLSYDEAYSHSALALGEDVISINSFSKYFSMTGWRLGWVVLPPVLAKTVELLSQHLFICPSTVAQHAAVACFEPESIALYEQRRAEFQARRDWFVPQLNALGLQVPVMPDGAFYAWADCSSWFERLSVDNSWDATFALMEKAQLVVTPGRDFGVADTSRFIRFSTANALPQLQEAVERLKRLL